The following are encoded in a window of Ferribacterium limneticum genomic DNA:
- a CDS encoding TolC family outer membrane protein: MPSAIAAPATLKEVAQRAVLNSPEVTAKWHAYRAADEEIGVARGGYLPRVDLTAGSGRESLRQPTTADRDYTRTGVLLSLNQMLFDGFATRNEVRRLDKARLVRYYELLDASETTALEAGRAYLDVLRYRHLVDLAKDNYIQHKATYDQIERRTQSGVGRRVDFEQAGSRLALAEINLITESANLHDVSARYQRLIGQHPADAIVPPSELNNAIPAQAKVALATLHRKNPALLAATENIEASQYEINTRRAAYSPKLDFRARTDNTRNYLGDTGDRNHNVAELVVSWNLFNGGSDRAREKQTIEKKNLAFDLREKACRDTRQTLLIAYNDVQRLKEQTTFNARQVTLLEKTRDAYRDQFNVGQRTLLDLLDTENELLAARRANINADTDLTLAYLRTYAGMGTLLEQLGLQRLDAATPDNSELADVDPSQLCPNDPIALGLPDRDALNAKAAALNASRAPLVAAAPIALSPEAGIQSQVKSWAAAWSARDYAAYSAFYAPTFTPDGGLTREDWAQLRRGRIATRDSINVDIQDMKVRMDGNDRAFAEFRQVYQSKGYNDTTQKTLEMIKVNGKWLINRETSIPCNGNTVGGCKGLVK, encoded by the coding sequence ATGCCGAGCGCCATTGCAGCCCCCGCGACCCTAAAAGAAGTAGCCCAGCGCGCCGTCCTCAACAGCCCTGAAGTCACCGCCAAATGGCACGCCTACCGCGCCGCCGACGAAGAAATCGGCGTCGCCCGCGGTGGCTACCTGCCGCGCGTCGACCTCACTGCCGGCTCCGGCCGCGAAAGCCTGCGCCAGCCGACCACCGCCGACCGTGACTACACCCGCACCGGCGTCCTGCTAAGCCTCAACCAGATGCTCTTCGACGGCTTCGCCACGCGCAACGAAGTCCGCCGCCTCGACAAAGCCAGGCTGGTGCGCTACTACGAACTCCTCGACGCCTCCGAAACCACCGCCCTCGAAGCCGGCCGCGCCTACCTCGACGTCCTGCGCTACCGCCACCTCGTCGACCTCGCCAAAGACAACTACATCCAGCACAAAGCCACCTACGACCAGATCGAACGGCGCACCCAAAGCGGCGTCGGCCGTCGCGTCGACTTCGAACAAGCCGGCAGCCGTCTCGCCCTGGCCGAAATCAACCTGATCACCGAAAGCGCCAACCTCCACGACGTCAGCGCCCGCTACCAGCGCCTCATCGGCCAGCACCCCGCCGACGCCATCGTCCCGCCATCCGAGCTCAACAACGCCATCCCGGCCCAGGCCAAAGTCGCCCTCGCCACCCTGCACCGCAAAAACCCGGCGCTCCTCGCCGCTACTGAAAACATCGAAGCCAGCCAATACGAAATCAACACCCGGCGCGCCGCCTACTCACCGAAGCTCGACTTCCGCGCCCGTACTGACAACACCCGCAACTACCTCGGCGACACCGGCGATCGAAACCACAACGTCGCCGAACTCGTCGTCAGCTGGAACCTCTTCAACGGCGGCTCCGACCGCGCCCGCGAAAAGCAGACCATCGAAAAGAAAAACCTCGCCTTCGACCTCCGCGAAAAAGCCTGCCGCGACACGAGACAGACCCTCCTCATCGCCTACAACGACGTCCAGCGCCTCAAGGAACAAACCACCTTCAACGCCCGCCAGGTCACCCTGCTCGAAAAGACCCGTGACGCCTACCGCGACCAGTTCAACGTCGGCCAGCGCACCCTGCTCGACCTCCTCGATACCGAAAACGAACTCCTCGCCGCCCGGCGCGCCAACATCAACGCCGACACCGACCTGACGCTCGCCTACCTGCGCACCTACGCCGGTATGGGCACCCTGCTCGAACAACTCGGCCTGCAACGCCTCGACGCCGCTACCCCGGACAACAGCGAACTGGCCGACGTCGATCCGAGCCAACTCTGCCCGAACGACCCCATCGCCCTCGGCCTGCCCGATCGCGATGCACTCAACGCCAAAGCCGCTGCCCTCAACGCCAGCCGCGCCCCGCTCGTTGCTGCCGCACCCATCGCCCTCAGCCCCGAAGCCGGCATCCAGAGCCAGGTCAAATCCTGGGCTGCCGCCTGGTCGGCCAGAGATTACGCCGCCTATAGCGCCTTCTACGCCCCGACCTTCACCCCGGACGGCGGTCTGACCCGCGAAGACTGGGCGCAACTGCGCCGGGGTCGCATCGCCACCCGTGACAGCATCAACGTCGACATCCAAGACATGAAAGTCAGGATGGACGGCAACGACCGTGCCTTCGCCGAATTCCGCCAGGTCTACCAGTCCAAGGGCTACAACGACACGACGCAGAAGACGCTGGAGATGATCAAGGTGAACGGCAAGTGGCTGATCAACCGTGAGACGTCCATCCCGTGTAACGGCAACACCGTCGGGGGCTGCAAGGGGCTGGTCAAGTAA
- a CDS encoding Hpt domain-containing protein, whose product MSVPRTLDGFDVTAAVERMLDQPMLWWQAVGLFVEHFADWEQGWQESVGDHGREQKRVHALRSAAANVGATALAATAADLENQLLKCLAGQEIAVPDSLRQDLRQSFRHTWLSAAGAWKSATPGSEGRLG is encoded by the coding sequence ATGTCCGTTCCCCGTACCCTGGATGGTTTTGACGTGACTGCTGCCGTCGAGCGCATGCTCGATCAGCCCATGCTCTGGTGGCAGGCCGTTGGCTTGTTCGTCGAGCATTTTGCCGACTGGGAGCAGGGGTGGCAGGAGAGTGTCGGCGACCACGGGCGGGAGCAAAAGCGCGTGCACGCGCTGCGCAGTGCGGCGGCAAATGTCGGCGCGACGGCGCTGGCGGCTACTGCCGCCGACCTTGAAAATCAGTTGTTGAAGTGCCTGGCTGGCCAGGAGATTGCTGTTCCGGACAGCTTGCGTCAGGACTTGCGGCAATCATTTCGGCACACCTGGCTTTCGGCGGCAGGGGCCTGGAAATCCGCGACGCCGGGTTCGGAAGGGCGGTTGGGATGA
- a CDS encoding response regulator transcription factor: MRQTALIVEDDPGTRHILSSTLATAGIDCIYAETGAAMWRRLDEKPDVIILDLSLPDADGLELLRQLRQHSEIPVLIHSTRSDEIERIIGIEIGADDFLPKPCNMRELLARTRGLLRRTQRAAPGRGEMRRLHFGDWILDTASRELTLAGDQPTPLGVSGFALLVAFLEHPFEPLSREQLSRVLKREYVPYDRIIDVHVSQIRRILGKQADGSAFIKTLRSQGYVFIAEVEAVN; the protein is encoded by the coding sequence ATGCGCCAGACTGCGCTTATTGTTGAAGACGACCCGGGAACTCGCCACATATTGAGCTCAACCCTGGCCACCGCCGGTATCGACTGCATTTATGCCGAAACCGGCGCCGCCATGTGGCGACGTCTCGACGAGAAGCCCGACGTCATCATTCTTGATCTAAGCCTGCCCGACGCTGATGGGCTGGAACTGCTCCGTCAGCTTCGTCAACACTCCGAAATCCCGGTTCTCATCCACTCCACCCGCTCCGACGAAATCGAACGCATCATCGGCATCGAGATCGGCGCCGACGACTTTCTGCCCAAACCCTGCAACATGCGCGAATTGCTGGCCCGTACCCGTGGCCTGCTGCGTCGAACCCAGCGTGCTGCACCCGGCCGCGGCGAAATGCGCCGCCTGCATTTCGGCGACTGGATACTGGATACCGCTTCGCGCGAACTCACCCTGGCCGGCGACCAACCGACACCGCTTGGCGTATCCGGTTTTGCGCTGCTCGTTGCCTTCCTTGAGCACCCCTTCGAGCCGCTCTCCCGCGAACAGCTATCGCGCGTCCTCAAGCGCGAATACGTACCCTACGACCGGATCATCGACGTCCACGTCAGCCAGATTCGCCGGATTCTCGGCAAGCAGGCTGATGGCAGCGCTTTCATCAAGACGCTGCGCTCGCAGGGCTACGTCTTCATCGCCGAGGTCGAAGCCGTTAACTAA
- a CDS encoding transglutaminase-like cysteine peptidase has translation MRNKTALLRWLATVVAIGMLSLSGLPLALGVDFDRLQQVLLSRFGADRLPLLIDWQRMLGEERKAPEMDKLRRVNDFINRRITFDDDMSVWGQNDYWATPTEIIGQGRGDCEDISIAKYYSLIDLGIPVNKLRLVYVKAVQTGPAGTFLLAHMVLAYYATPTADPLVLDNLNPQILPASRRSDLSPIFSFNSAGLWQGTGNNASKSNLSRWQDLLARARAEGFQ, from the coding sequence TTGCGTAACAAAACTGCGCTGCTCCGCTGGCTGGCCACAGTCGTCGCCATAGGCATGCTCTCTTTGAGCGGGCTGCCCTTGGCACTGGGCGTGGACTTTGACCGGCTGCAACAGGTGTTGCTCAGCCGTTTTGGTGCCGACCGGTTACCGTTGTTGATCGATTGGCAGCGCATGCTCGGCGAAGAGCGCAAGGCGCCGGAAATGGACAAGCTGCGGCGTGTCAATGACTTCATCAATCGGCGAATTACTTTCGACGACGACATGTCGGTGTGGGGCCAGAACGACTACTGGGCGACACCGACGGAGATCATTGGCCAGGGTCGCGGCGACTGCGAGGACATTTCCATCGCCAAGTATTACTCGCTGATCGATCTCGGCATACCGGTCAACAAGCTTCGTCTGGTTTACGTCAAGGCCGTGCAGACAGGTCCGGCCGGGACCTTCCTCCTGGCGCACATGGTACTGGCTTACTACGCCACGCCGACCGCGGACCCGCTCGTTCTCGACAACCTGAATCCCCAGATCCTGCCCGCTTCGCGACGCAGTGATCTTTCACCCATTTTCAGTTTCAACAGCGCGGGGCTGTGGCAGGGCACCGGCAACAATGCCAGCAAGAGCAATCTTTCACGCTGGCAGGATTTGCTGGCCCGGGCGCGCGCTGAAGGCTTCCAGTGA
- a CDS encoding bifunctional diguanylate cyclase/phosphodiesterase yields the protein MSLFRQLWLAVIASTVIAFAGSFIVSTLTARHYLERQLAIKNNDNAATLALSMSQLDKDPVTVELQIAAVFDSGQYATVRLIDPNGKTTIEKTSPQDAGSVPGWFIRVFPIDSQPGQAQVSSGWNQFGTIELVSHSHFAYEELWSGTLKLLAWFAIGGGLMGLLGMQFLRRIRRPLDAVVGQAHAISERRFTTISEPSTPELKSLASAMNAMVDRLKAMFAEEAARLEQVRREANLDSLTGLANRAFFMNQLAAALSDDDAAASGSLVLLRLADLAGINKRAGREMADELLRRVGGTLNGLAAEKPNAASARLNGADFALLLPGVQDPAPYAEILLHALNDLTAAGLIDGERIGHIASGVYLHGQTIGSLLARVDTALASAEGQSGLAWCRAESDCDQHATSNADWKKLLEGAIQTQRLRLIDFPVAGNAGQLLHFECPLRLQTTEDGEWLTAGSFMPMASRLSMTTELDLAAARLALERIAAGAPAVAVNLSGESILDASFRARLFAQIAARKDLAPRLWLEVSEIGVFKHFDEFHAFCDALRPLGCRLGIEHFGRQFSEIGRLHGIGLDYLKVDGSFIRAIDTQTGNQAFIKGLCSIAHNIGLTVIAEGVQTAEEMAILPELGFDGATGPAVPRN from the coding sequence ATGTCCTTGTTCCGACAACTCTGGCTCGCGGTCATCGCCAGCACCGTTATTGCATTTGCCGGCAGCTTCATCGTCAGCACGCTGACGGCTCGCCATTATCTGGAACGCCAACTGGCCATCAAGAACAACGACAATGCCGCCACATTGGCACTGTCCATGTCGCAACTGGACAAGGATCCGGTCACGGTCGAACTCCAGATCGCCGCCGTCTTCGACAGCGGCCAATACGCGACTGTTCGACTGATTGATCCGAACGGCAAGACGACGATAGAAAAAACCAGTCCGCAGGATGCCGGCAGCGTGCCCGGGTGGTTCATCCGCGTTTTCCCGATTGACTCGCAGCCCGGCCAAGCCCAGGTTTCATCGGGCTGGAACCAGTTTGGCACGATAGAACTGGTCAGCCACAGCCATTTTGCCTACGAAGAGTTGTGGAGCGGCACCCTGAAGCTACTCGCCTGGTTCGCCATCGGCGGTGGATTGATGGGCCTGCTCGGCATGCAGTTTTTGCGCAGGATCCGCCGACCACTCGACGCAGTGGTCGGGCAGGCACACGCCATCAGCGAAAGACGCTTCACAACCATTAGCGAACCATCGACGCCCGAACTGAAAAGCCTGGCCAGTGCGATGAATGCCATGGTCGACCGCCTGAAGGCAATGTTTGCCGAAGAGGCGGCTCGTCTTGAGCAGGTACGCCGCGAAGCGAACCTCGATAGCCTGACCGGACTGGCCAACCGGGCCTTTTTCATGAACCAGCTGGCGGCCGCACTCAGTGACGACGACGCTGCCGCATCCGGCTCACTGGTCTTGCTGCGACTGGCCGATCTGGCCGGGATCAACAAACGGGCTGGCCGGGAAATGGCCGACGAACTCTTGCGCCGCGTCGGCGGTACCCTGAACGGGCTGGCAGCGGAAAAACCGAATGCGGCCTCCGCCCGCCTGAACGGAGCCGATTTTGCCTTGCTCCTGCCGGGCGTTCAGGATCCTGCGCCCTACGCCGAGATACTGCTTCATGCCCTCAACGATCTGACGGCGGCCGGCTTGATCGACGGCGAACGGATCGGCCACATTGCCAGCGGCGTCTATCTGCATGGCCAGACGATTGGCAGCCTGCTAGCCCGCGTCGACACGGCGCTGGCTTCTGCCGAGGGCCAGAGCGGGCTGGCCTGGTGCCGCGCCGAGAGCGATTGTGATCAACATGCGACCTCCAACGCCGACTGGAAAAAACTGCTCGAAGGCGCCATCCAGACCCAGCGCCTGCGCCTGATCGACTTCCCGGTAGCCGGCAACGCCGGGCAATTGCTCCACTTCGAATGCCCGCTTCGCCTGCAAACCACTGAGGACGGCGAATGGCTGACCGCCGGCAGCTTCATGCCGATGGCCTCGCGCCTGTCGATGACCACCGAGCTCGATCTGGCCGCCGCCCGCCTGGCGCTGGAACGCATTGCTGCCGGGGCGCCGGCTGTTGCGGTCAACTTGTCTGGCGAATCAATTCTGGATGCCTCGTTCCGCGCCCGGCTGTTCGCTCAAATCGCCGCCCGCAAGGACCTGGCGCCTCGCCTCTGGCTGGAAGTATCGGAAATCGGCGTCTTCAAGCACTTCGACGAATTCCACGCCTTCTGCGACGCCCTGCGCCCCCTCGGCTGCCGCCTCGGCATCGAACACTTCGGCCGTCAGTTCAGTGAAATCGGCCGCCTGCACGGCATCGGCCTCGACTACCTCAAGGTCGATGGCAGCTTCATCCGCGCCATCGATACCCAGACAGGTAACCAGGCCTTCATCAAGGGCCTGTGCAGCATCGCGCATAATATTGGTTTGACCGTCATCGCCGAAGGCGTTCAGACCGCCGAAGAGATGGCCATCCTGCCCGAACTGGGCTTTGATGGCGCAACCGGCCCCGCCGTACCAAGGAACTGA